The following proteins are encoded in a genomic region of Candidatus Methylospira mobilis:
- a CDS encoding Fic/DOC family protein — translation MQKPTGNDHYLDMETGVLKNKLGIKNQTILQELEADYAAARAYELAQTPLHGQFDLAHLKSVHKHLFGDVYDWAGELRDIDLAKGDNYFANHTHIVSAARSIFEKLAKENALAGLTTSAFADRAACYLGEINALHPFRSGNGRAQREFINHLAYNNGLSIAWNNTSQEEMAEASTESLHSGDTTWFAGFIRDNLYPRVTVAQPSNTAPKKPRKAAQSKSK, via the coding sequence ATGCAGAAACCCACGGGCAATGATCATTACCTTGATATGGAAACCGGTGTTCTAAAAAATAAGCTGGGAATCAAAAACCAGACTATTCTTCAAGAACTCGAAGCCGATTATGCTGCGGCGCGCGCCTATGAACTGGCTCAAACCCCTCTCCATGGACAGTTTGACTTAGCCCACCTGAAATCCGTTCATAAGCACCTATTTGGGGACGTTTACGACTGGGCGGGCGAGCTTCGCGATATTGACCTGGCAAAAGGAGACAATTACTTTGCAAACCATACCCACATAGTCAGCGCCGCACGATCGATTTTTGAGAAACTGGCAAAGGAAAATGCACTGGCCGGACTGACTACATCGGCTTTCGCAGACCGGGCGGCTTGCTATCTGGGTGAAATCAACGCACTGCATCCTTTCCGCAGCGGAAACGGCCGCGCGCAACGCGAATTCATCAATCACCTTGCCTATAACAACGGGCTGTCCATCGCCTGGAACAACACCTCGCAGGAAGAGATGGCCGAGGCTTCCACCGAGTCGCTCCATAGCGGAGACACGACATGGTTTGCCGGTTTCATCCGCGACAACCTTTACCCGCGCGTAACAGTTGCTCAGCCGAGCAACACCGCGCCCAAAAAGCCCAGAAAAGCAGCACAGTCAAAATCGAAGTGA
- the fdxA gene encoding ferredoxin FdxA yields the protein MTFVVTENCIKCKYTDCVDVCPVDCFHEGPNFLVIDPDECIDCTLCEPECPANAIFSEDEVPAAMEDFITLNAELAKIWPGITEVKDALPDADEWKGKSGKTDLLER from the coding sequence ATGACTTTTGTAGTAACCGAAAATTGCATCAAGTGCAAATACACTGACTGTGTCGATGTCTGTCCCGTCGATTGCTTTCACGAAGGCCCCAACTTTCTGGTAATCGATCCGGATGAATGCATAGATTGCACGCTGTGCGAACCCGAATGCCCGGCAAACGCCATTTTTTCGGAAGACGAAGTACCGGCGGCAATGGAGGATTTTATTACGCTTAATGCCGAACTGGCAAAAATCTGGCCAGGCATTACCGAAGTAAAGGACGCGCTTCCCGATGCAGATGAATGGAAAGGGAAGAGCGGGAAAACCGACTTACTGGAACGATAG
- a CDS encoding calcium:proton antiporter, with amino-acid sequence MKYAIIEDSELKASRAKTAIIRLAPALSGWALWLLLSRPPTRPAMLAQGLGATAVTAGIIFLIMLGCVSSTVRYADKLAERLGEPFGTLVLTLSSTCIEVTLMLRIMFGGEENHAMLRDTVFAALMITLNGVTGLALLSGALRHREQSFNLRGALSFLQLIAPLSMLILIMPNYTESSPGPTLAPTQSVFLGVLCAVVYGLFLMLQTGRHRAYFSLASTSEVAVRQKRPRRLVDITKPVFGLIISILPVVLLSEWLAHLIDFGIEELHAPAALGGVIIAGLVLFPEAASAIRSALANHMQRSINICLGSALSTIGLTVPTIIIASGWFDHPLILGLSGANTTLLQASLLIAMLTFISGAANLLQGVVHLMLFFGYLIFILFP; translated from the coding sequence GTGAAATACGCCATTATCGAAGATAGCGAATTGAAAGCCTCTCGTGCAAAAACCGCCATAATACGCCTGGCGCCCGCCCTGTCCGGATGGGCGTTATGGTTATTGCTTTCCCGCCCGCCAACCCGACCGGCAATGCTGGCACAGGGCCTAGGCGCTACCGCCGTAACCGCCGGCATCATATTCCTTATCATGCTGGGCTGCGTATCATCGACAGTCAGATACGCGGATAAACTGGCCGAACGCCTGGGAGAGCCTTTCGGCACCCTGGTGTTGACGCTGTCGTCCACCTGCATCGAAGTTACCCTGATGCTGCGCATCATGTTCGGCGGCGAGGAAAATCACGCCATGCTGCGCGACACAGTATTCGCGGCATTGATGATTACGCTCAACGGCGTAACCGGGCTGGCGCTGCTCAGCGGAGCGTTGCGTCATCGCGAACAGTCGTTCAACCTGCGCGGCGCGCTGTCATTTCTGCAACTGATCGCACCGCTGTCGATGCTGATACTGATCATGCCGAACTACACGGAATCATCCCCCGGACCCACGCTTGCCCCGACGCAATCCGTATTCCTGGGCGTGCTTTGCGCGGTCGTGTACGGGCTTTTTCTGATGCTGCAAACCGGTCGCCATCGGGCCTACTTCAGTCTTGCCAGCACATCCGAAGTCGCCGTCAGGCAAAAGCGCCCGCGCCGCCTCGTCGATATTACAAAACCCGTATTCGGATTAATCATCAGTATATTACCGGTCGTGCTGCTATCCGAATGGCTGGCGCATCTCATAGACTTCGGCATTGAAGAACTTCATGCGCCTGCGGCGCTGGGAGGCGTTATTATCGCCGGTCTGGTGCTGTTTCCCGAAGCGGCAAGCGCGATACGCAGCGCGCTCGCCAACCACATGCAGCGCTCCATCAATATTTGCCTGGGATCGGCGCTTTCGACCATAGGTTTGACCGTACCCACCATCATCATTGCCTCCGGCTGGTTCGATCACCCGCTGATACTGGGACTAAGCGGCGCCAACACCACATTGCTGCAGGCCTCCCTGCTGATAGCCATGCTGACTTTTATCAGCGGCGCAGCCAATCTGCTGCAGGGCGTGGTGCACTTGATGCTTTTTTTCGGCTATCTGATTTTCATCCTGTTTCCATGA
- a CDS encoding YybH family protein produces MKKNILAFAVLPVVLWGGQVSADDSSQRIADSNVAKWNEAFAHGKVDDIVALYADNAMLVQPNGTISKNTSEIRAFWQTLIEKRGGVLAIDVIEVKDEHEDTIVTTTRISEVKTLPAAAQVMKYHYDGVLYSVLKRQRDGSWKAQVQQWRDNGHGV; encoded by the coding sequence ATGAAAAAAAATATTCTGGCTTTTGCCGTTTTACCGGTCGTTCTTTGGGGCGGTCAAGTTAGCGCCGATGACAGTTCTCAGCGGATAGCCGATTCCAATGTCGCCAAGTGGAATGAGGCATTCGCGCACGGTAAGGTGGACGATATTGTCGCTCTCTATGCCGATAACGCCATGCTGGTTCAGCCGAATGGCACGATCTCGAAAAATACAAGCGAAATTCGTGCCTTTTGGCAGACATTGATTGAAAAGCGCGGCGGCGTTCTGGCGATCGATGTGATCGAGGTTAAAGACGAGCATGAAGATACTATCGTGACAACTACGCGTATTTCCGAGGTAAAAACGCTTCCGGCCGCCGCACAGGTCATGAAATACCACTATGACGGCGTGCTGTACAGCGTATTGAAACGGCAGCGTGACGGTTCCTGGAAGGCGCAGGTTCAGCAGTGGCGTGATAACGGGCATGGCGTATAG
- a CDS encoding PAS domain S-box protein, with the protein MNDKYIKHRQPLRAKAEACIARAPEIEQPAAQELLHELQVHQIELEMQHEELCQAQTALEASRDRYLRLYDFAPVGYITLAEDESIIEANLTCAKLLGVDRTKLINRRFAHFVAAEDSDRWHRYYRQAMQQGGKQSVELALRHTGGAVWHAQLDCRPMETLHSPVLMGIILTDITERKRADQALRIAAVAFETQAGILVTDADKTTLRVNRAFSRITGYSAEAACGRKPSFLHSGLHNEDFYRAIWASVKHHGYWQGEIWDKGKNGEVFPLWSTIAAVADDEGHITHYVGSFTEITAQKQAEKILFDTRDRLENQVAHTQMELEKFKQESALVNTALDVLLKYRETDKSEAQNQLSHEIERTVIPFLTRLKGAAIDENQGRLIDILEINLRHLVKSYGRAENLPAVYQQLTPVEIQVASLVRQGLATKLIAKTLNLSPGTVSIHRKHIRKKLELKGKASNLHSYLLSLYE; encoded by the coding sequence ATGAACGATAAATACATCAAACATCGGCAACCATTGCGCGCCAAGGCTGAGGCCTGCATAGCCCGCGCGCCTGAAATTGAGCAGCCTGCCGCGCAGGAACTGCTCCACGAGTTGCAGGTGCATCAGATTGAACTGGAAATGCAGCATGAGGAACTATGCCAAGCTCAAACGGCTTTGGAAGCGTCCCGCGACCGTTATCTGCGGCTCTACGATTTCGCTCCAGTCGGCTATATCACACTTGCCGAAGACGAATCAATTATAGAAGCCAACCTGACTTGCGCCAAACTGCTCGGCGTCGATCGCACAAAACTGATCAACCGCCGTTTTGCGCACTTTGTCGCAGCCGAAGACAGCGACCGCTGGCATCGTTATTACCGGCAGGCAATGCAGCAGGGCGGAAAACAAAGCGTTGAACTGGCGCTCCGCCACACCGGTGGCGCCGTATGGCATGCCCAGCTCGATTGCCGGCCGATGGAAACACTCCATTCTCCTGTGCTGATGGGCATCATCCTCACCGACATCACCGAACGCAAACGTGCGGATCAGGCGCTGCGCATTGCCGCCGTAGCCTTCGAAACGCAGGCCGGCATCCTGGTAACCGATGCGGACAAAACCACCCTTCGCGTTAATCGCGCTTTCAGCCGTATCACCGGCTACAGTGCTGAAGCAGCCTGCGGCCGGAAACCGTCCTTCCTGCATTCAGGCCTGCATAACGAGGATTTTTATCGGGCTATCTGGGCATCGGTAAAGCACCATGGTTACTGGCAGGGCGAAATCTGGGACAAAGGTAAGAATGGCGAGGTGTTCCCGTTATGGAGCACCATAGCCGCAGTCGCCGACGACGAAGGACATATAACCCATTATGTCGGCTCTTTCACGGAGATCACAGCACAAAAACAAGCCGAAAAGATATTGTTCGATACCCGCGATCGTCTGGAAAATCAGGTGGCACACACGCAAATGGAGCTGGAAAAATTCAAGCAGGAATCGGCGCTGGTCAATACCGCGCTCGACGTTCTGCTCAAGTATCGGGAAACAGACAAATCCGAAGCCCAAAATCAGCTTTCACATGAAATAGAGAGAACAGTCATACCCTTCCTGACCAGGTTAAAGGGGGCGGCTATCGATGAAAATCAAGGTCGTTTGATCGACATTCTCGAAATCAATCTACGGCACCTGGTAAAATCCTACGGACGCGCAGAAAATCTGCCTGCCGTCTACCAGCAGTTAACCCCAGTAGAAATTCAGGTGGCGTCATTGGTCAGGCAGGGGCTGGCCACCAAGCTGATCGCAAAAACATTGAATCTCTCGCCTGGAACCGTCAGCATTCACCGCAAGCATATCCGCAAGAAATTGGAATTGAAAGGAAAGGCCAGCAACCTTCACAGTTATCTGCTGTCGCTCTATGAATAA
- a CDS encoding antitoxin VbhA family protein, whose translation MPNDDNIKQNLFDIKNAIAQQRLEGLTPSAELVSDLERAAQGEISVREVISNIGKRHRDAETHGQ comes from the coding sequence ATGCCAAACGACGACAACATCAAACAAAACCTGTTCGACATTAAAAACGCAATTGCCCAGCAGCGACTGGAAGGGCTTACGCCTTCCGCTGAACTGGTAAGCGATCTGGAACGTGCCGCACAGGGTGAAATCAGCGTGCGCGAGGTCATCTCCAACATAGGCAAGAGGCACAGGGATGCAGAAACCCACGGGCAATGA
- the rnr gene encoding ribonuclease R, whose protein sequence is MTSPSSTKESGIKLEDPYAQREAEKYEKPIPSRELILDVLKDQGAPLGFYEITQLLGLEDDDDSESLRRRLNAMERDGQLLKNRADRYCVVNQKDLVIGRVLGHHDGFGFLRPDDGSEDLFLSPKEMQLLMHEDRAVVSIRGVDRRGRREAAVIQVLERNTQQIVGRLYLERGVASVKPDSRHITHEIIIPEQDLGGAQPDQIVAVEIIEQPTRRRGPVGRIIEVLGDHMAAGMEIEVAIRSHNLPNQWPEAVDDELSGIGPDVPEQAKSGRVDLRSLPLVTIDGEDARDFDDAVYCEPLSDGWKLLVAIADVSHYVRPGTALDREAQKRGTSVYFPERVIPMLPEILSNGLCSINPDVDRLSMVCEMHIGRSGQIERYAFYPAVMRSHARLTYNEVAAILIDQDAALREKRSSLLPHLEALHALYKKLHKAREARGAMDFDTQESKIVFADDRKIENIVPVTRNDAHRLIEECMLAANTASAKFLARAKIPHLLRNHDGPTDEKLSDLRLFLGEVGLRLGGGEDPSPKDYFRLLEQIGDRADKHLIQTVLLRSLSQAVYSPEPKGHFGLALDAYTHFTSPIRRYPDLLVHRAIKYVLEGRPPEAFGYSVNDMVLFGEHCSAAERRADEATRDVVSWLKCEYMQSKLGETFDGIISAVTSFGLFVELTDIFVEGLVHISTLDKDYFHFDPIGHRLQGERSGIQYRLGDPVSIRIARVDLDERKMDFDLVKTSERPAETVDKPKRKRRPRKKIEK, encoded by the coding sequence ATGACATCCCCTTCTTCAACGAAGGAATCCGGCATCAAGCTGGAAGATCCATATGCGCAACGCGAAGCCGAAAAGTATGAAAAGCCGATACCGAGCCGCGAGTTGATACTCGATGTGCTCAAGGACCAAGGCGCGCCTCTCGGCTTTTATGAAATTACCCAGCTGCTGGGCCTGGAAGACGACGACGATAGCGAATCGTTGCGCAGACGGCTGAACGCCATGGAGCGTGACGGTCAACTGCTGAAAAATCGCGCCGACCGCTATTGCGTGGTTAACCAGAAAGATCTGGTGATAGGACGCGTACTCGGCCACCATGACGGTTTCGGATTCCTGCGACCGGACGACGGCAGCGAAGACTTGTTCCTGTCGCCCAAGGAAATGCAACTGCTGATGCACGAAGATCGCGCCGTGGTCAGCATACGCGGCGTCGATCGGCGCGGCAGGCGCGAAGCCGCCGTTATCCAGGTTCTGGAACGCAACACGCAACAAATTGTCGGACGCCTCTATCTGGAGCGCGGCGTCGCCAGCGTCAAACCCGACAGCCGGCACATCACCCATGAAATCATCATCCCTGAGCAGGACCTGGGCGGCGCGCAGCCCGACCAGATCGTTGCGGTAGAAATAATCGAGCAGCCGACACGGCGCCGCGGCCCGGTAGGACGCATCATCGAGGTGCTGGGCGACCATATGGCGGCCGGCATGGAAATAGAGGTCGCAATACGCTCTCATAACCTGCCCAATCAATGGCCGGAAGCCGTGGACGACGAACTGTCCGGCATCGGACCCGATGTACCGGAACAGGCAAAATCAGGCAGGGTCGACCTGCGTTCGCTGCCGCTGGTAACCATAGACGGAGAAGACGCACGCGATTTCGACGACGCCGTTTACTGTGAACCGCTGAGCGACGGATGGAAGCTGTTGGTCGCCATTGCCGACGTATCGCACTATGTCAGGCCGGGTACGGCGCTGGACAGAGAGGCACAGAAACGCGGCACTTCGGTATACTTCCCCGAACGCGTCATCCCGATGCTGCCGGAAATTCTGTCCAACGGCCTTTGCTCGATCAATCCCGACGTAGACCGCCTGAGCATGGTGTGCGAAATGCATATCGGCCGTTCGGGACAAATCGAACGTTATGCATTCTACCCCGCGGTGATGCGCTCGCACGCCAGACTCACCTACAATGAAGTCGCCGCAATACTGATCGATCAGGACGCTGCATTGCGCGAAAAACGGTCATCCCTGCTCCCGCATCTCGAAGCTCTGCATGCGCTCTACAAAAAACTGCACAAGGCGCGCGAAGCGCGCGGCGCGATGGATTTCGATACCCAGGAATCGAAAATCGTTTTTGCCGACGACCGCAAGATAGAAAATATCGTGCCGGTTACGCGCAACGACGCGCATCGTTTGATCGAAGAGTGCATGCTGGCAGCCAATACCGCATCGGCAAAATTTCTGGCGCGCGCCAAGATTCCGCATTTATTGCGCAATCACGACGGCCCCACCGATGAAAAGCTTTCCGACTTGCGCCTGTTCCTCGGCGAAGTCGGACTACGGCTCGGCGGTGGCGAAGACCCCAGTCCCAAGGATTATTTCCGCCTGCTGGAACAGATAGGCGACCGTGCCGACAAACACCTGATCCAGACCGTGCTGCTGCGCTCGCTTTCGCAGGCCGTTTACAGCCCGGAGCCAAAGGGCCACTTCGGACTGGCGTTGGACGCCTACACGCACTTTACCTCGCCGATCCGGCGCTACCCCGACCTGCTGGTTCACCGCGCGATCAAATACGTGCTGGAAGGCCGTCCGCCGGAAGCGTTCGGTTACTCGGTCAACGACATGGTGCTGTTCGGCGAACACTGTTCGGCGGCCGAACGCCGCGCCGACGAAGCGACGCGCGATGTCGTCAGCTGGCTCAAATGCGAATACATGCAATCGAAACTGGGCGAAACCTTCGACGGCATCATTTCCGCGGTCACCTCATTCGGCCTGTTTGTCGAACTAACCGATATCTTTGTGGAGGGCCTGGTGCATATTTCCACGCTGGACAAGGATTATTTCCATTTCGATCCCATCGGCCACCGTCTGCAGGGAGAAAGAAGCGGCATACAATACCGTCTCGGCGATCCGGTCAGCATACGCATCGCCCGCGTCGACCTGGATGAACGCAAAATGGATTTCGATCTTGTAAAGACATCGGAAAGACCCGCCGAGACAGTCGACAAACCGAAAAGAAAGCGCAGACCGCGCAAGAAGATAGAAAAATAA
- the sodB gene encoding superoxide dismutase [Fe] — translation MTHVLPELPYDKSALAPHISAETLEYHYGKHHQTYVTNLNNLIKGTEFENLSLEEIVKKSSGGIFNNAAQVWNHTFYWNSLSPQGGGGPSGVLADAINQSFGSFDKFKDALTQSAVTTFGSGWAWLVKNADGSLAVVSTSNAATPLTTDQKPLLTVDVWEHAYYIDYRNARPKYLEAYWNLVNWAFATKNFVA, via the coding sequence ATGACACATGTGTTACCGGAACTACCTTATGATAAAAGTGCTCTGGCCCCGCATATTTCTGCGGAGACCCTGGAATATCACTACGGCAAGCACCATCAGACCTATGTGACCAATCTTAATAACCTGATCAAGGGTACCGAGTTCGAAAACCTGTCGTTGGAGGAAATCGTAAAAAAATCCAGCGGCGGTATTTTTAATAATGCGGCGCAGGTGTGGAATCATACCTTCTACTGGAACAGTCTGTCTCCTCAGGGCGGCGGCGGGCCGAGCGGTGTGCTGGCCGACGCGATTAATCAAAGTTTCGGTTCCTTTGACAAGTTCAAGGATGCTCTGACCCAGTCTGCCGTTACTACCTTCGGTTCCGGCTGGGCTTGGCTGGTAAAAAATGCGGATGGCAGTCTTGCCGTGGTCAGCACCAGTAACGCGGCAACGCCGTTGACTACGGACCAGAAGCCATTGTTGACGGTCGATGTATGGGAACACGCTTACTATATCGATTATCGCAATGCGCGTCCCAAATATCTCGAGGCGTACTGGAATCTGGTTAACTGGGCGTTTGCGACCAAGAATTTCGTTGCCTGA
- the cysB gene encoding HTH-type transcriptional regulator CysB, producing MKLQQLRYIWEIVQHDLNVSATADSLFTSQPGISKQVRLLEDELGVLVFSRNGKHFTEITPAGQQIVAIAGDILAKARDIKHVAQDHKNSRMGSLGIATTHTQARYALPATITEFIKAYPAIKLHIHQGTPSQIHEMALKGVVDMTIATETIQEESDTLLMLPCYRWNRCVLVPRDHPLTTVSSVTLENLADYPLITYTFGFTGRSQLDKAFEKKHIHPQIALTAVDADVIKTYVKLGLGIGIVAKMAFDPDVDTELTALDVGHLFESSITKVCLKRDMYIRGFMFDFIKLFAPHLTRSLIEQAVMLRDRKEIGSLFKQIELPEH from the coding sequence ATGAAACTGCAGCAACTACGGTACATCTGGGAAATCGTCCAACATGATTTGAATGTTTCGGCAACCGCGGACAGCCTGTTCACATCCCAGCCGGGAATCAGCAAACAGGTTCGTCTACTGGAAGACGAGCTGGGCGTCCTTGTTTTCTCTCGCAACGGCAAGCACTTCACGGAAATAACCCCGGCAGGACAACAGATAGTGGCGATTGCCGGCGATATCCTGGCCAAGGCAAGAGACATCAAGCATGTCGCTCAGGACCATAAAAACAGCAGGATGGGTTCGCTCGGCATCGCCACCACGCATACGCAGGCACGTTATGCGCTTCCCGCCACCATTACCGAGTTCATAAAAGCTTACCCGGCAATCAAACTGCATATCCACCAGGGAACGCCCAGTCAAATCCACGAAATGGCGCTGAAAGGCGTGGTTGACATGACGATCGCCACAGAAACGATACAGGAAGAATCTGACACCCTGTTAATGCTGCCGTGTTACAGGTGGAACCGCTGCGTGCTGGTCCCCCGGGATCATCCGCTGACAACAGTCAGCTCCGTCACGCTCGAAAATCTGGCCGATTATCCGCTGATTACTTATACCTTCGGTTTTACCGGACGCTCACAGCTGGATAAAGCCTTCGAGAAAAAACATATACACCCCCAAATTGCGCTCACCGCCGTCGATGCGGACGTCATCAAAACCTATGTCAAACTCGGCCTAGGGATAGGCATAGTCGCAAAAATGGCTTTCGATCCCGATGTAGACACAGAGCTGACCGCGCTGGACGTAGGCCATTTATTCGAATCAAGCATTACCAAGGTATGCTTGAAGCGCGATATGTATATCCGCGGATTCATGTTCGATTTCATCAAACTTTTCGCCCCCCACCTGACGCGCTCACTGATAGAGCAGGCCGTGATGCTGCGCGACAGGAAGGAAATCGGCTCGCTTTTCAAACAGATCGAGCTTCCAGAGCACTAA
- the rlmB gene encoding 23S rRNA (guanosine(2251)-2'-O)-methyltransferase RlmB, with the protein MATLRRIVGIHAAQAALDHSPEKITSAWIDLSRQDARLLKLRDALETAGITIKQVDRKQLERFAERRPHQGILVEIDLPTELGEPDLRDSLDENSGQRLFLVLDHVQDPHNLGACLRTADAAGVDGIVTTRDQSVGITATVSKVSSGAAETVPFYRVTNLARTLGWFKESGIWVAGAAGEADKTVYETDMKLPLAIVIGAEGTGLRRLTREKCDFLFKIPMFGQVESLNLSVATGVILFEAVRQRLNVKK; encoded by the coding sequence ATGGCTACGCTACGCCGTATTGTTGGAATCCATGCCGCGCAGGCGGCGCTCGATCACAGCCCTGAAAAAATAACCAGCGCCTGGATCGACCTGTCGCGGCAGGATGCGCGCCTGCTGAAACTGCGCGACGCGCTCGAAACGGCCGGGATAACGATCAAACAGGTTGATCGCAAACAACTGGAACGTTTTGCTGAACGCCGTCCGCATCAAGGCATACTCGTGGAAATCGATCTGCCGACGGAGCTCGGCGAGCCCGACTTGCGCGACAGCCTGGATGAGAACAGCGGGCAGCGCCTGTTTCTGGTGCTCGATCATGTGCAGGACCCTCACAATCTGGGCGCCTGCCTGCGCACCGCCGACGCCGCCGGCGTCGACGGCATCGTCACCACGCGCGATCAATCGGTAGGCATTACCGCTACCGTATCCAAGGTTTCTTCCGGAGCAGCCGAGACCGTCCCGTTTTACCGCGTAACAAACCTGGCCAGAACCCTGGGGTGGTTCAAGGAGAGCGGCATCTGGGTGGCCGGCGCAGCCGGCGAAGCCGATAAAACCGTTTACGAAACCGATATGAAGCTGCCACTGGCTATTGTAATCGGCGCGGAAGGTACCGGTTTACGCCGCCTGACGCGGGAAAAATGCGATTTTCTTTTCAAAATCCCGATGTTCGGACAGGTCGAAAGCCTGAACCTTTCCGTCGCAACCGGCGTAATACTGTTCGAAGCCGTGCGTCAACGTCTGAACGTCAAAAAGTGA
- a CDS encoding CYTH domain-containing protein, which translates to MAHEIERKFLVAGNDWRKEIHASHRMTQGYLNNELHCSVRIRTCGEQAWLNIKSATIGSSRLEFEYEIPIQDALDMLGSLRQGPLIEKVRHLVRYRDHLWEIDEFEGDNSALIVAEIELSSPEEYFEKPAWLGREVTEDIRYYNTQLSKHPFNSW; encoded by the coding sequence ATGGCTCATGAAATAGAACGCAAATTTTTAGTCGCCGGCAACGATTGGCGCAAGGAGATACATGCCTCGCATCGTATGACGCAAGGCTACCTGAACAACGAACTTCATTGTTCGGTGCGTATACGCACCTGCGGCGAGCAGGCCTGGCTTAATATAAAAAGCGCCACCATCGGCAGCAGCCGCCTGGAGTTCGAGTACGAGATACCGATACAGGATGCGCTGGATATGCTGGGATCGCTCCGGCAGGGTCCATTGATTGAAAAAGTTCGCCATCTGGTTCGATATCGCGATCATTTATGGGAAATCGATGAATTTGAAGGCGATAATAGCGCATTGATCGTCGCTGAGATTGAGCTGTCTTCGCCGGAGGAGTATTTCGAGAAACCCGCATGGCTCGGACGGGAAGTAACCGAGGACATTCGCTACTACAACACGCAACTGTCCAAACATCCGTTTAATAGCTGGTAA
- a CDS encoding LysR family transcriptional regulator: MDKLTSMIVFTKVAKAGSFAAAAKELNLSRAMATKHVMQLENTLGIRLLNRTTRNLNLTEVGIAYLERCLQILDDIEETELSVTRLQTEPRGTLKVNATPFFGTYHIAPAIAAYNEAYPDVNVELVLQTGHVDLIEEGFDLAINLNELHDSSLIARKLGSSQRVVCGSPDYFKRRGFPATPNDLKKHNCLVNNTLAPRDQWQFSEPVTGNTSVVKVTGTLEANNADALRLAAISGLGLALLPTYMTGQDLQKGRLQAILKNYDPVQVEIHAVYPHRKHLSAKVRTFVDFLHERFHPTPPWEKWASGPHD; this comes from the coding sequence ATGGACAAACTGACCAGCATGATTGTATTTACCAAAGTCGCCAAGGCGGGAAGCTTCGCGGCAGCGGCAAAAGAACTGAACCTTTCGCGTGCGATGGCCACCAAACACGTGATGCAACTCGAAAATACATTGGGCATCCGCTTACTGAACAGAACCACCCGCAATCTCAATCTTACCGAAGTCGGCATCGCCTACCTGGAACGCTGCCTGCAAATACTCGACGATATCGAAGAAACGGAACTATCCGTAACCCGCCTGCAAACCGAGCCCAGAGGCACGCTCAAGGTTAATGCGACGCCGTTTTTCGGCACCTATCATATTGCGCCGGCCATAGCGGCATATAACGAAGCCTACCCGGACGTCAATGTAGAGCTGGTGCTGCAAACCGGCCATGTGGACCTGATCGAGGAGGGCTTCGATCTTGCGATCAACCTGAACGAACTGCACGATTCCAGCCTGATTGCGCGCAAACTCGGCAGTTCACAGCGCGTCGTGTGCGGCTCGCCCGATTATTTCAAGCGGCGCGGCTTCCCCGCTACCCCGAACGACCTGAAAAAACACAATTGTCTGGTGAACAATACGCTTGCTCCACGTGATCAATGGCAATTCAGCGAACCGGTAACCGGCAATACTTCCGTCGTCAAGGTTACCGGCACGCTCGAAGCCAACAATGCCGACGCATTAAGACTGGCGGCCATTAGCGGCCTGGGACTGGCGCTGCTGCCCACCTACATGACCGGCCAGGACCTGCAAAAAGGGCGGCTGCAGGCAATACTGAAAAATTACGACCCGGTACAAGTCGAAATACACGCCGTATACCCCCACCGTAAACATTTGTCGGCAAAGGTCAGAACATTCGTGGATTTCCTGCATGAACGCTTCCACCCTACCCCGCCATGGGAAAAATGGGCGTCGGGTCCGCACGATTAA